The Caenorhabditis elegans chromosome II genome has a segment encoding these proteins:
- the ZK970.8 gene encoding Mss4 protein (Confirmed by transcript evidence) — protein MQVPLKLQLFAIRPQPANTPVNGKCEKVNKDDLINEDDRNLHKVVCRRCKSVIFPEDVVMTVENQPYQLRVMTHQAKGPLAQEKISWWWYTENDMIFDTVGWQTVDKKKVLMCGDCELGPIGFRSEDNKKFWVAVERVKYEKS, from the coding sequence ATGCAAGTACCACTGAAACTTCAACTATTCGCGATCCGACCGCAACCAGCAAACACACCGGTaaatggaaaatgtgaaaaggtTAACAAAGACGATTTGATCAATGAGGACGACCGTAATCTGCACAAAGTGGTCTGCCGTCGCTGCAAGTCGGTCATCTTCCCGGAGGACGTTGTGATGACCGTCGAGAATCAGCCATATCAGCTTCGTGTGATGACACATCAAGCGAAAGGACCTCTGGCTCAAGAGAAAATCAGTTGGTGGTGGTATACTGAGAATGATATGATCTTCGATACAGTCGGATGGCAGACAGTCGACAAGAAGAAGGTGTTGATGTGTGGAGACTGCGAGTTGGGACCGATCGGTTTTCGTTCGGAGGACAATAAGAAGTTCTGGGTGGCTGTTGAACGTGTCAAGTATGAAAAGTcctag